CAAAAAGTTAGCAATACTCCCCCAAATGCTTAAAGCGACTGAAGGCATTTCAGTTTATGAGCTTGTCTCATACGGTCGCTTTCCACATCAAAACTATTTGGGAAGTTTGAGCGACACGGACAAGGAAAAAATCAACTGGGCAATGGAAATAACCAAAATTGTTGAATTTGCCAATGAAAAAGTTGATTCGCTTTCAGGTGGTCAACGTCAACGTGTTTGGATTGCTATGGCTTTGGCTCAAGACACAGATACTATTTTTTTAGACGAGCCAACAACTTATCTAGATATGAACCACCAGCTGGAAATCTTGGAATTACTCCAAAAACTTAACCAAGATACCCAGAAAACTATTATTATGGTTTTGCACGATTTGAACTTATCAGCACGTTTTTCTGACGAATTGATTACCATGAAAGCTGGCGCGATTAAATATCACGGTAAGGTTCAAGACATCATGACAGCAGACATTTTACGTGATATTTTTAATATCGAAGCTCATATCGTTCAAGACCCCATCCTCAATCGTCCTATTTTGCTGACTTATCAGCTAACATAGATTTTTATTAGGAGAATAGACATGAAAAAGTTTTTCGCCGTTTTAACGACTTTTCTAGCAACATTTTTACTCGTTGCTTGCCATAATACATCATCGACTTCAGATGATACCGAGTTATCTAGCATGCCTAAAATTACTGGATTTTCTTATGAAGGAGATATTCCTAAAAATCCTCAAAAGGTCATTAATTTTGCCTACTCATACACAGGTTATTTATTAGAACTCGGTGTCAATGTTTCAAGTTATTCACTTGATTTAGAAAAAAATAGCCCTGTTTTTGGTGATCAATTAGCTGACGCTGTCCAATTAACATCAGATGATACCGAAGCTATTGCTGCCCAAAAACCAGACCTTATCATTGCTTTTTCAACAGATGAAAATCTTGATGATTTAAAAGCAATTGCTCCTGTTTTAGTCATTGAATACGGTAAAAGTGATTATTTGGAAATGATGACTAATCTCGGAAAAGTTTTTGATAAAGAAGATGAAGCACAAGAATGGCTTGATAACTGGGAAACTAAAACTGCTGAAGCTAAAGAAGAACTGAGTCAATACATTGATTCATCAACGACTTTTACGGTTATGGATTTTTACGACAAAGATATTTACCTTTATGGTAATAACTGGGGACGTGGTGGTGAGTTGATTTATGATTCGCTTGATTATGCTGCACCACAAAAAGTCCAAGATGATGTTTTCCCTGCTGGCTGGTTTGGCATTTCACAAGAAGTTCTTGGAGATTATATCGGAGACTACGTTGTTCTTAATGTTAGTGACGACACTAAAGAAGCGGCAGCTTCCCTAAAAGAAAGCGATATTTGGAACAATATTTCTGCTGTGAAAAATAATCACGTTTTAGAGGTTGATGAAAGCCTCTTCTACTTCTCAGACCCAATGTCGCTTGATAAACAGCTGGATGCTTTTGTATCAGCAATCAAGCAAGCTAATAGTTAAACTCACTTACCAGCTGAGAACTGCCCGCAATCCATACGCTAGGTAGTTTTCGCTGATTTCTCTGAAAGGGAAAGACAATGAAACAACTGTACCTTTTTTTTAAAAAGAATAAACGTTTAAGAGCGTGGCTTCTTTTTTTCAGCCTCTGTTTTCTTTTTATCTTTGGTTGGTATTTAAGCCTTCGCTTTGGTGCAGTAGCTTATTCTAATACTCAATTAATGAGTGTTTTTAGACACCCTTTAACTGATTCTAACTTACAAGATGTGATTTTTGATTTGCGGCTGCCAAGAACCATTGCTGCTATTTTAGTTGGGGCTGCCATGGCACAATCTGGTAGCATTATTCAAGGCGTTACTCGTAATCCTATTGCTGACCCTGGTTTGCTTGGCATTAATGCTGGCGCTGGTTTAGCCTTGATTGTAGGTTATGCCATTTTTGGTAGTATGCATTACAGTTTGATTTTAATCATTTGTCTGTTTGGTGCGATTTTAGCTGCTATTTTAGTATTTGGAATAGCTTATCATCCTCGAAAAGGATACCAACAACTTCGACTCATTTTAGCAGGTATTATGATTTCAACCCTATTTTCATCACTTGGTCAGGTAATAATGCTGTATTTTGATTTGTCAAAAGCAGTTATCGGTTGGCAATCTGGTGGCTTAGCACAAATAAATTGGAAAATGTCAGGAATAATTGCGCCTTTTATTGTCATTGGCTTACTGTTAGCGCAGCTTTTTGCGCGTCAATTAACCATTCTAAGTCTTGATGAGACAGTTGCTAAAGCTCTGGGGCAACGAACTTTTGCCATGACCATGACTTTCCTTGCTATTGTGGTTATCTTATCGGCTGCCGCCGTGGCTCTTGTTGGCAGCATTGCATTTGTCGGGCTTATCATTCCTCATTTTATCAAAATGTTTGTGGCGAAAGATTATCGGATTATCCTTCCTTTAACAGCATTTGCTGGGAGCACTTTTATGCTTTGGGTCGATTTGATTTGCCGTACAATCAATCCGCCAGCAGAAACACCTGTTAGTGCGATTGTTAGTATCGTTGGCTTACCCTGCTTTCTGTGGTTGGTGCGAAAGGGAGAAAATTTATGACATCTGGAAAGAAAGTAGCTTGTCATTTCAGCGTTCTCATTTTTCTGTTATGTCTTATTTTCCTGCTATCCTTATCTCTAGGATATGCTAATTCCTCACTTCTAGAGGTCTGCAAGGTCTTTTTAGGAAAATCAGATGCAACCATGTCTTTCATTGTCACGCAAATCAGACTACCACACATTTTTGCTTGTATGCTCGGTGGCGGTTCGCTTGCCATGTCAGGTGTGTTGCTTCAAACACTCACTAAAAATCCCTTAGCCGATTCAGGTATTTTAGGAATAAATGCAGGAGCTGGGCTTGTGATTACGATTATGGTTGGGCTTTTGGATGTTACCAATTCCATGATGATTGCGCTTATGCCATTTTTAGCCATGTTAGGTGGTATTCTGACCATTTGTACTGTTTATTTTGTTTCACGTCAGAAAAATCAGCCGATTAGTCCGACACGCCTTATCATTACAGGTGTTGGAATTTCTAGCTTGCTTTCAGGTATCATGATTTCAATCATTGCAAACCTTGATACAAGTAAGACGGATTATATCGTCTCATGGCTAAGCGGAAAAGTAAGTGGGGGCAATTGGCAGACATTGATGATTTTAGCACCGCTTCTATTAATCACTTGGCTATTAACTTACAGTCAAAGTTATGCACTAAATATTATGAGCCTTAACGAAGAAACAGCTATCGCTTTAGGTTTAAATCTAAAACGAGAATGTCTCTACACACTAATACTCTCGACTGCCTTGGCGGCGCTTAGTGTTGTTCTTGTGGGCAATATCACATTTATCGGTCTACTTGCTGGTCACATCACGCGCCAATTATTAGGAAGCGACCACCACATCAGCCTTCCGTCTAGTCTGCTCATCGGAATGATTATTTTTTTAATTGCCGATACGATTGGACGTGTTTGCTTAGTTGGTACAGGAATTCCAACAGGACTTGTCGTTGCAGTTATCGGAGCACCTTATTTTATCTATCTAATGATAAAGACAACGTGAATTGTCCAATAGCTTTCTTGTTTCTAGGCGAGTAAAAAAACAGTCTGCTGGACTGTTTTTTTTAAGCTTTACTGATAAAAATCAAGTTTTCTTTGTCAAAAAGCATGTTCAATTCGTACTTGCCTTGGTCATTTTTTCGGATATAATCCAATTTTTCCAACGTTTCTACAAAAATATCTGGGCGTTTTTGAGCAACTTCGTCCTTACGACCAAATTTTAACAAAAATGTTGTCATATATTTCAAAGCATATTGTGGATTGACGTCTCCAAGCAAATCATACAAAGGTTCTTGCGCTTTAGACATTGATAAATTATCTGCTAATTTGAAGAAATAATTTGACAAGGTTAACTCACTACGAGCGATACTTGTTTTTTCAACAAGCACCAAATCATTAGCCTCATTTATCAAATGTGTTTCAAAAGTCAGAGCCATCAAGTCCTCATAGATAGCACTTTGGTCATCTACAAAAAGTTGACTGTCTAAACTAACATTTTCTAGGCTATCAAGCAAGTTAAAACCAATCGTATAGCGTTTATTGTCACGAATAATGTAGCCTGCTTGCACGTATTCCTCAATCAAACGGTCAATTTTGGGAACCTCTGGAAAGTTTTCCTTGATTTGGCGTAAGGTCACATCATCTGTTTGATAAAGAAAATTAATCAAGTCTTGAAAAAAAGCTTGTCTGGTCAATTTATCTGGATTGAAAATGTTAATCATGTAATTCTCCTAAATACTGCAAATGCTCGGACTGTGCCAATTGACTAGGGTTAGTCCCAGATTGATTTAGCGGAACAGTCACTCCAAGCTCATCATAATATTGCTGCCAAAACTCAGAAATCGTATGCTTATCATCACCAAACTGCATGGGGATTGTTTCAAAAATTGGCAAAATATCCGCAATATATTGTGAGCAATAATAAGAACCATTATCTGGATAGAAACTGTGATTGTAAGGTCTGCCCAGCAAATGCTCCGTCGCTGCCTGAACCTGCTCAGACTTAATCCTAGGATAACGGTAAACAAAAATTCTATGCTGCTTCGTTTTCAAAAATTCCCTTAACTGCTGTTTAATGACACCTTTATCCTTGGTCGCATGATAAATCATTGAGTCAAAATAAATAGCAACATGGCTATATTGTCCAGTTGCTTTCTGGATAGCTTGCGACATATCGGAATTTCCGTACATAAAAAGCAAATCGCCAGCTCGTAATTCTTGAATATTCATAGCTTTATTGTAACAAAAAACACAAATGACTGCTATAAGAAGATAAGCTTCACTTTTTAATAAGTTTTTATCTTTGAAGAACTTTTGAGTTCTATGCTATAATGCCAGTATGAAAATATTGATTCCTAATGCCAAAGAATTACATACCAATCAAGATGCTTTTCCAAGCCAACCATTATCTGCCAAGAGCCAAGCAGTGCTCAAAGCCTTACAAGAATACTCCGTCGAAAGTTTGGCTAATTTTTACAAAATCAATTTAAGTAAAGCTGACCAAGAATGGACACGTTGGCAACGTCTAGCAGATAAACAAGCCAAAAACTACCCCGCATGGCTATTATATGACGGTCTCATGTATCGGTATATGAAACGAACTCAGGTAACCGAAGCGGAGCGATATTATCTTGATAACCATCTTCGTATTGCTACTGCCTTATACGGTTTAATCAGTCCCATGACGTTAATCGCACCACATCGCCTTGATTTTCAAGGAAATCTCAAGATTAACAACACATCATTAAAACAATTTTGGAGACAACAATACGACGAAGAAGTCCAAAATGACAAACTCATCATTTCACTACTGTCATCAGAATTTGAACAAGTTTTCTCTCCAAATATCCGCAAACGCATGGTTAAAATTGTCTTTATGGAAAATAGAAACGGAAAGCCAAAAGGTCATTCAACCATTTCTAAAAAAGGACGTGGTCGTTTGGTCTCACTAATGGCTGAAAAACAAATTGAAACCATTGAGCAAATCAAACACCTAACCTTTGACGGCTTCCGATTCTCACCAGAATTATCCAAAGACCAAACTCTCACCTTTATCCGTGATCAAGAATAACATCCCAAAAATAAAAAGCAAACCAATCAAACCAACGATTCGTTTGCTTTTGTTTTGTTATTCTCTATAATAATATGCTTCTGCAGGAAAGTCAATAAATTGTTGCCCAGCAATCAACCTTGTTTGAGAAGAATCCGAATGATCTCCTTTGGGATTTTTGACACCAGTAGGGTAAACTTCAATAGCAAATCCACCGGGTGCACCGTTAGCTGCACCACATGCTAAGGTAACTGTTCCATAAGAACTTTCTCGTGGCGAACTAATATTCATTCCTTCAAGCATTCCTTCATCACTAAATTCAAAAGTTTGCCCTCTACCATTTTTCCATGTCCCAGCTAATGATGTATAATCTCCATTAAGTATCTGGTCAATATTTAAATCACCTGAAGAAGTCTGTTCTGATGCCAAAGGTTGCCAATCCAAAATACTAAAATCAAACTCTTTTTTCCCCTTGATGTCAAAGTAATCCGACAACTCTACATCTCTCCCAATAGGTACATTAGCATTTTTTATTACATCAACACCGCTATTGTCTGCTCTCAGTTGATATTGAGTGTCTTCCATTTGAGTTCCTGTTGACATCCACTTAGCTGTAATAACCGTTCCATCTGTATAAATATTTGCAGCTTCTCTATAACCACCAGCTGACGCAACATAACTTTGTGCCAAATAATCAGCTACTCCGTTATTATCATAATAAAGAGCGGCGAATTCAATTGTTCCCGTAGACTCCCAGTACCGTCCAGAAAATAGTTCATCCTGACCATTCCCATCGATATCATAATAAGCGTAATGCGTCGCTGGAGTATCACTTGTATCATTTCTAAGTTTTTCTAAAACGATATCATAAATACTATTATCACTTGTCGTTTTCTCATTACTTTCAGTTTGTGATGAACTAGAAGTCGAGCTACTACTTTCATTTGAACTAATATACCAACTGCCAGTCGCCGCTTGATTACTATCTTTTTTAGAGCAACCAAACAATATCGATAATCCCATCATTCCTAGTAAAGCTATCTTTTTCATTCTAAAAATTTTCTCCGTAATTAATTATACTATTGATGATAATAATAGACATCACTCGGTAAATTATACACACCATTCTGTGTTGGTACAATTCGTGGTTTAGAAGTATCTGAATTGTCATCTTCTGTTTTAAAACCAATCTTAAGTAATGCTATTAAACCTCCCGTGTAGCCATTGCTCATTCCAATATAAGGAATACCATCACTTTCATATCTAAAAGCACCTCCCAAACTTTCTTCGCCTATTCTTCCACTTACTGTACTAACAACATAGCCGTCTGCTTGAATGACAAGAGTATCACCTTTACCGTTACGCCATGTTCCCACTAACGACTCATAATTGCCTTTACTGATTGCAGATAAATCAATATCATTTACAGATTGCTGTTCATAATCATACACTGATTTTGCTTGTAGAGCACCCGACCAAACATAACATCTTTTCCCATCAACAGATACCTCCCACCAACTTGAAATATCATTATACTTATCACCATTAACCCAATCAGACACTTGGATAATATCACCCTTTCGTCTTGAATCAATAATATCGGAATTTAAGCTTGGTTTTGAATGTAGATTTACCTCATCTACATTAACAACATATTCTGTTTCATTAGGTTTTCCATGAAAATAGACTTGTATTGCTGATTTGATTTCTTCTCCTGTTGTTAACACTTTATTTCCTTCATCATTGGTATAGCCATATAATACCTCTGTCGTTTGATCATCCAAAAATTCAGCTGTACCATTAACTCGTTTAATGTCTTCAGACGAAATATTAATTACAATCTTAACACTTGGCATCACTGATGTTCGGTTTGGTTCTTCACCATTTACGGTCATATTCCCCGAAGTGACATAGGTTTGAATAGAATCCGATCCTTTATACTCTTCGATTGTGTATGTCCCTATCAGAGGACTTCCTTGATTATATGCCATTAGCTCTGCACCAGATCTATATAATATTGCGCTACCATCATTATTTAATGA
This sequence is a window from Streptococcus macedonicus ACA-DC 198. Protein-coding genes within it:
- the fhuG gene encoding ABC-type Fe3+-siderophore transport system, permease 2 component translates to MTSGKKVACHFSVLIFLLCLIFLLSLSLGYANSSLLEVCKVFLGKSDATMSFIVTQIRLPHIFACMLGGGSLAMSGVLLQTLTKNPLADSGILGINAGAGLVITIMVGLLDVTNSMMIALMPFLAMLGGILTICTVYFVSRQKNQPISPTRLIITGVGISSLLSGIMISIIANLDTSKTDYIVSWLSGKVSGGNWQTLMILAPLLLITWLLTYSQSYALNIMSLNEETAIALGLNLKRECLYTLILSTALAALSVVLVGNITFIGLLAGHITRQLLGSDHHISLPSSLLIGMIIFLIADTIGRVCLVGTGIPTGLVVAVIGAPYFIYLMIKTT
- the fhuC gene encoding Ferrichrome transport ATP-binding protein FhuC, whose translation is MSDIYAENISVVYDDKVIINDLSVTIAKQKITTIIGANGCGKSTLLKALTRIHALKAGQVFVDGEAIAHLPTKEIAKKLAILPQMLKATEGISVYELVSYGRFPHQNYLGSLSDTDKEKINWAMEITKIVEFANEKVDSLSGGQRQRVWIAMALAQDTDTIFLDEPTTYLDMNHQLEILELLQKLNQDTQKTIIMVLHDLNLSARFSDELITMKAGAIKYHGKVQDIMTADILRDIFNIEAHIVQDPILNRPILLTYQLT
- the fhuD gene encoding Ferrichrome-binding periplasmic protein precursor, producing MKKFFAVLTTFLATFLLVACHNTSSTSDDTELSSMPKITGFSYEGDIPKNPQKVINFAYSYTGYLLELGVNVSSYSLDLEKNSPVFGDQLADAVQLTSDDTEAIAAQKPDLIIAFSTDENLDDLKAIAPVLVIEYGKSDYLEMMTNLGKVFDKEDEAQEWLDNWETKTAEAKEELSQYIDSSTTFTVMDFYDKDIYLYGNNWGRGGELIYDSLDYAAPQKVQDDVFPAGWFGISQEVLGDYIGDYVVLNVSDDTKEAAASLKESDIWNNISAVKNNHVLEVDESLFYFSDPMSLDKQLDAFVSAIKQANS
- the fhuB gene encoding ABC-type Fe3+-siderophore transport system, permease component, which encodes MKQLYLFFKKNKRLRAWLLFFSLCFLFIFGWYLSLRFGAVAYSNTQLMSVFRHPLTDSNLQDVIFDLRLPRTIAAILVGAAMAQSGSIIQGVTRNPIADPGLLGINAGAGLALIVGYAIFGSMHYSLILIICLFGAILAAILVFGIAYHPRKGYQQLRLILAGIMISTLFSSLGQVIMLYFDLSKAVIGWQSGGLAQINWKMSGIIAPFIVIGLLLAQLFARQLTILSLDETVAKALGQRTFAMTMTFLAIVVILSAAAVALVGSIAFVGLIIPHFIKMFVAKDYRIILPLTAFAGSTFMLWVDLICRTINPPAETPVSAIVSIVGLPCFLWLVRKGENL
- the yaaA gene encoding Hypothetical protein YaaA, whose translation is MKILIPNAKELHTNQDAFPSQPLSAKSQAVLKALQEYSVESLANFYKINLSKADQEWTRWQRLADKQAKNYPAWLLYDGLMYRYMKRTQVTEAERYYLDNHLRIATALYGLISPMTLIAPHRLDFQGNLKINNTSLKQFWRQQYDEEVQNDKLIISLLSSEFEQVFSPNIRKRMVKIVFMENRNGKPKGHSTISKKGRGRLVSLMAEKQIETIEQIKHLTFDGFRFSPELSKDQTLTFIRDQE